The Gossypium hirsutum isolate 1008001.06 chromosome D02, Gossypium_hirsutum_v2.1, whole genome shotgun sequence region AccgttttacaaattggtacataggCTACCTAAATTaagctctcatgacctcaaatctataaaaattacaagaaaatgacttcaAATCACTTGCCAATTAATGGTCGAATGTAATAGCTTCAAAATGGTTTTCTTCCTTCGGTTTTTCTAGGTTTGTGCGGTTAGGAGAAATGGAGAAAATGAATAAATTCCACTATCATTTGTACTATATTACTTAAGTAACCATTcattacttaattattttaatcataCTTTCATTAACATAACTTATCATTTAACCACATATAATGGATTATaccatcatcatccactaactcCTTAGAAATGGATTTATTATCATTTTGGACCTTTATCTAATTGTTGTTTTAATCCTCAAGCCTTGTgtcaattaaaaatctatagttaTAGgaattttacaaatcagtccctgAGTCTTAATCAACTATTAATTCGGCAAAATTATTGTATCAATcagtaatatattttatattatctctgtaaatattcatatttaatatttatggacttggtTTACGGAAATAGGGTTCTAAAAATCGCATTTTTTGATATCACTAAAAATTGAGTTGTTACAATTAAAGGTTATGCCAATTGAGCTGAAGTTGTCACACCATAGAGTAGAAATGCCAGGTAATTGAACTCCAACTTCACGTGATAGAGGCATAAACCAAACCATATTGGAAGTGGAATCTACAAGTGTCATGAGTCAAGACTTTAGCTTCAATCTTGTGTGGCGTTAGGCTCAGTTCCTATCACAACCAGCCTAATTTAGTCTTCGATCTTTCCTTGGAGAGGCTAAGCCAAGAAAACTACACGAGCATATAAGAAAGAGTGAGAGAGGCTTTAAGAGAATTTGGAAGTATATTACTTAAAAGCTAGCTTGTATACAAATGAGAGAGGGTAGCCTTCACTTATAGAGGGAAGCCCTTTTTTATCTAATAGTTACAAGGCAAGCCCTTTTTCTTATCCAATAGTCACAATTAATCTAATGGACAACATATTATTAAATGCTAAGTATAAATAGTTATAAAGATTCCAAAATCTTAATCATGAGAAAGTGAATTAAAGAAACAACGTCATTATATTTTAGAAGAATTATTTCTTAAAGACTgaattaaaatactttaaaatttggGAGCTAATTTAAAATACGGGGACATCGGATTGATGTAGCCTTAAAAGATACTGTCCAGATAGGGCAAATAAAAAAGGTAAAGGAGTGGGCAGAGGATTTTAGGGAAGGTTCCGTTGGTAGGTATCAGCTTCTGCAAGACGAAGAGACGGGAAATGGGATAAGGATTCCATTGGAAAGTGATTTGCTCATCTTTTATCTTTGCTTAATTCTTTCTTCCCCCAACAACTTTAATTTTCCAGCCAAAGGTGAAATTCTCTTCccatttctctctctctctctctctctctctctctcacacacacacaAGCAATtatggaaaatatagaaaatgaAGGAAAGTTTCAGGATATCTTAGTTGAAGTTGTTTATATCATAGAGCAAcaagaaatttcaaaatatattttaaaaatattacaaattcaTGATGcagttatatatatgtttaaatccaAAAGAATTAAGGCAAAGTTCATCTAATAACATGATACTGCATCCCACAACATTAACCACCAAGTAGATGAATGGCTAAGTCTTAAAGGGACCCTCCGATACCATATACCAAAACATCTCTATTGTTGGTGATAATTCTAAAACAGAAACTCCAAACGGCAGCAGCATGTAGTACTAGTGTCAGCTGGTTTGATTAAGATTTTTCACCATTCCAAACCTCATCTTAAAAACATTAGCCGCACCATCACTATAGGAAGCAGGCGCCAACATAAGTTGGGATCAGCTAAAATGCCAAGCTGCAAAAACAGAACTTATGGCTCAGTCACTGATTCATGCACTTTGCCTGCACCCTCCTCTCCTTGAGGTAGCTCAGAAATTCCGACTGTTTGTAACGGTTCTATAGAATTATTTTCAGGCACTGAATTGCCTTGTGCACCAGGTGAATCAAATGCCTGCTTTGCAACATCCTTCTGCTCTAAGTTCTGTTTGTTGGAAGGAGGAGGAGAATCAAATGCTCGCTTCGCAACATCCTTCTGTTGCAAGTTATGTTCGTTGGAAGCAGGAGGAGAATCAAATGCCCGCTTTGCAACATCCTTCCGCTCATAGCTGTGACTACGGCTTCGACTGCGGCGGCCATGGCTATGGCTTCGGCTCCGCCCTCGACCAGGACTACGGCTGTAGCTGCGGCTACGACCACGTGACCAGCTCCTGCTTCTGCTTCGACTCCTACTCCTACTACTCCTACTCCAACTCCGACTCCCACTACGGCTACGGCTACGGCTACGGCTACGGCGCCAAGTTCGAACCATGTCAGGACTTCGGCTATAGCTTCTGCCTCTACTTCTATCACCAATGCCTCTTCTGTTATCAAATCGTCCCCGTCCTCGTCCACGACCACGTCCTCGCCCGTCAAAACTATTATACTGATCATGCAAGCTTCTCTCATTCCTGCCCCAACCAACATGACCACCAGCAGGGCCACCAAATCCAAGTCCTCCTCGGTTTCCACGTCCAGAAAATGGGTCACCTCTCCCTCCAGGACCACCGAAGCCACTATCCCTCATACCACCACGACTGCCAAAACCATCTCTCATGCCACCACGCCCACCAAAGCCCCCATCCCTCATTCCACCACGGCCACCAAAGCCTCCATCCCTCATTCCACCACGGCCTCCAGAATCCCAACGCCCACCACTACCACTAGGAGAATTAAATCTATTCATTCCACCTCGATCCTTCCCAAAACAAGGCCCACCACGAGAAGCTATCTCTCGCACCTCAGGAGGCACATGCTGGTTAGCTCTCTCCAGAACTTGAATCAAGTCAGGGGCATACTTCCAGTCCTGCTCAGAGAAAAAGGTGAACGACACCCCAGTTGCACCAGCTCTTCCAGTCCTTCCAATTCGGTGAACATAGTCCTCAATGCCGGTAGGGAAATCAAAATTGATAACCACCCTGTAGCAAGGAAATGCTAAGaacaaaatattttcatttactGAATAAACAGTTGCAACTACAGAAATTAAGAGCAAACTAACCTTACATCTTTGATGTCAAGCCCACGAGCAGCAACATCAGTGGCAACCAATATGGGGGATTTCCCAGTTCGGAACTGACTCAACACCCAGTCCCTttcattttgagatttatctccaTGGAAAGCAACAGCTCCAAAGTTGCGTCCAAGACTACGAGCAAGCTGGTCACACAACCTCTTAGTGGAGCAAAAAATAATAACCTTTGAACCGCGCTCTTGAGCTTGGAGAACCTGCTCCAGGCGCCTCTCCTTCTCCATCTGGGGAACAACCTCAACATACTGCCAAATCATGAAAAAGTTTGTAAGCTAATGGGGAAGGTATTTGTAATCTAAAAAAGCAATGGAATATTGAACTTCTGGAAATACATATCCAGGAATAACTGAAAAAGGTGCCATGGTTTCCAAGGATCTCAGATCAAGAATTTTTTAAGACTTCCAATAAGAATTGACAGAATAATTAGTTAGCACATATCTCAAAAGGAAAAATCAGGATGCAAATCTTAAATCAAAATGAAAGAGCATTTCACATGGCAATTTCCTGCATACAACATTCAATATTTTGATGGTTACCCATCAACCGAATTCCAATAAAACCATCTAGGCTTTAGAGAATACCTGGGTGATAGACTTATTGGCAGCAAGCTCATCAACACTGCCAATGTTCACCTGGACAGGATTGACAAGGAGGTCACCTGCTATTTTTCTAACCTCCTTGGGCCATGTTGCAGTGTACATCAGAGTTTGTCTGCGAGGAGGTATCTCATTAACAATCTTGCGAATCTGGGGCTCAAAACCCATGTCAAGCATTCGATCTGCTTCATCAAGAACAAGGAGTGACACCTGTCCAAACTCAATTTTCTTCATTTCAAGGATGTCATTTAGCCGACCAGGAGTTGCCACTACAATATCAGctcctcgatctaactctttcAATTGATTAGCCTTTGGAGCCCCACCATACAAACACTGAAGAAATTTGAGAGAACCGGAAAACCAAATTCAGTTGAAAGGAAAAAGTTAGCTCAGTTTTGTCTGCATGTTTGTATGAGTAAGATGTTActataatcttttctttaaaaaataaatgagcaGTCAAGCCCCACCGTGCAAGAGACTCTTGAAGATCGGCCAAATTTTATGGCCTCTTCCTGTATTTGTGTAGCAAGCTCGCGAGTTGGAGCCAAAACCAACA contains the following coding sequences:
- the LOC107910540 gene encoding DEAD-box ATP-dependent RNA helicase 46, with amino-acid sequence MTTAEAAAANLGPRYAPDDPTLPKPWKGLIDGTTGLLYYWNPENNVTQYERPTILPPPLPLGPPPAVSTPKLTPISVAHSAQPNGAVAQMSQVQVVQGAKQLGQQMSQLAQQQGQIVGQQQGSMVAQVTDQQGAQQPGPQMGQQGQFIPQQHRPQAMQHPNQQMMSQIGQQTMQHQNSQMAQPQGQQYAHQHLQYMAYQQSVLPQGQQSSQQLAPHGAQHQGQQYPNREDYKAAVPKKEDVDFQLGNQTGFSPAQFQQMGTSSQNHSAGTNSVQTPPAGLYSGQQQQFTGSSVNMQQPTSMTHSQQTGTDLVQRQQGHRFQNQMGPSVIQSSMPPPGLNTGYEDKLHGRSGNDYYFSGSKDGQMMGPQQPSLSAIPMETRMSGLPHQNVLGHGGGFNAVGGHAVHNMYGHAGPPYPNNALIRPPFVASADANHLSPADAYRKQHEVTATGDNVPAPFIRFEDTGFPPEILREIHSAGFSSPTPIQAQTWPIALQSRDIVAIAKTGSGKTLGYLIPAFMLLRQRHNNPLNGPTVLVLAPTRELATQIQEEAIKFGRSSRVSCTCLYGGAPKANQLKELDRGADIVVATPGRLNDILEMKKIEFGQVSLLVLDEADRMLDMGFEPQIRKIVNEIPPRRQTLMYTATWPKEVRKIAGDLLVNPVQVNIGSVDELAANKSITQYVEVVPQMEKERRLEQVLQAQERGSKVIIFCSTKRLCDQLARSLGRNFGAVAFHGDKSQNERDWVLSQFRTGKSPILVATDVAARGLDIKDVRVVINFDFPTGIEDYVHRIGRTGRAGATGVSFTFFSEQDWKYAPDLIQVLERANQHVPPEVREIASRGGPCFGKDRGGMNRFNSPSGSGGRWDSGGRGGMRDGGFGGRGGMRDGGFGGRGGMRDGFGSRGGMRDSGFGGPGGRGDPFSGRGNRGGLGFGGPAGGHVGWGRNERSLHDQYNSFDGRGRGRGRGRGRFDNRRGIGDRSRGRSYSRSPDMVRTWRRSRSRSRSRSGSRSWSRSSRSRSRSRSRSWSRGRSRSYSRSPGRGRSRSHSHGRRSRSRSHSYERKDVAKRAFDSPPASNEHNLQQKDVAKRAFDSPPPSNKQNLEQKDVAKQAFDSPGAQGNSVPENNSIEPLQTVGISELPQGEEGAGKVHESVTEP